CCGTGGATGTACTCGCCGATCCTGGTCTCCAGCCCGGCCCGCAGCTCGTCGACGCCGACTCCGGCAGCCTGCATGTCGCCGACCAGCGGAAAGGAGATCTTGCCGTCGGGCCGCACAAGAACCTTGCGCGCCAGGCTCTCATCCCCCCAGACGGAAATCTCGAGCACATCGCCGCTGCCCAGGGGAAAAGCAGCACCCTGACCGGCTTGTGCGGGAACGCAGAGCAGAAAAAAAAGAATCCCGAACCGCATGAACAAATTCATAAATACTCCATTCAAATGCAGAAAATTATTCGCCCCAAAAGCGCCCGGCCCAGTCTGACAGTCGTCAGCAGCTGACTTCGGCCAGCGATCCCAATGGATTCCTGAAAACCGCGCCGATTATCACCCCGGCCTCGTCCAACGCCTTGCGACAGGCGGTGCAGGCCATGTGCAGGGGTTTTCCGTGATCCGAGAACTGAAAGAGCACCTCGAACTCACGCCCTTCCGCAAAGCTCTCGGGCTCGGTCGAATTCAGGCGCAAGCCGATGCCCGTGGTCGAGATGTCGCGCAGCTGCGCCACACGATACCGCCCCCTGCGCCCGTCCGGATCCAGCGTGTGCACCACGGCGAAGCCGGACAGGAGCTGGCGGGTGGCCCTGCGCCGGTCCTGAATGCTGTCATCGGGGGTGGCCTGAAGGGGACCGCCCGGAGCAGGCACGGTCTTGCCACCGGGAGCGTCCTGTTCGCGCAGGTAGCTGTCGAGGTCGGTATCCAGCCAGAGAGGGGGGCGTTTTTTTGTCACGGGGACTCCCTTGCAATTTTTCGCAATCATATGAAAGAATTGTGCCATTTTCAAAATCACCGGTTCATTCCCCGCACACCCGCCCATACCGGGAGGATTCAAGACCTTTCACGCCTTCCCTGCCACTGTCCAATGAAACAGGACTGGCACAGTACGCCACGAGTCAAGCACCATTCGTGTCCGATTGAATCGGACTTTCATCATCCCGGGGCGTTATGAAAAAAATTTTGACAGTCCAATGACCGCATCGATAGACACTTCACATTCATTATTGTTTCGTGTAGTCGCCCTTTTTCAGAGATATAATGCAAAAAATACCATGTATTACATTGATGTCATACATTTTTGTTCTCATTTTTCAGACAATCAAAGTGTATTACGCCAGCGTCATACAATTCAGACTGTTTCAATATGGATGGAAGTGATTTTTCAAAGGCGATAAGGTTATGGCATCAGTACTCATCATTCACGAACGCAGCGATATTTGCCACCTGCTCAGCCCGGCTGTCGAAAGTCACGGGCATGAATG
This sequence is a window from Desulfomicrobium macestii. Protein-coding genes within it:
- a CDS encoding PilZ domain-containing protein, with amino-acid sequence MTKKRPPLWLDTDLDSYLREQDAPGGKTVPAPGGPLQATPDDSIQDRRRATRQLLSGFAVVHTLDPDGRRGRYRVAQLRDISTTGIGLRLNSTEPESFAEGREFEVLFQFSDHGKPLHMACTACRKALDEAGVIIGAVFRNPLGSLAEVSC